One Rhodothermales bacterium DNA window includes the following coding sequences:
- a CDS encoding ABC transporter substrate-binding protein: MRARLIPLAAAVLLLSTAGCNKNNPPRASLELTDALGRTVGVDVPVQRIVTMAPNLTEITFAAGAGDKLVGVTTADDYPPEVDAIPRFSAVGVDFETVVAMKPDIVLATDQVNSPKDADMFASLDIPIYYAGFGGLDDIFDAIRTVGEMAGTGRRAAEHAGTLQNALVELSQQTADLSARPRVLFLISGDRLFGFGKDSYVHEIIRAAGGESVSAQMDVKAPVFSEEYVIEQAPDVIIGAFPTRTSAADLLQAHPAWSTVPAIRSGRVYSIDPDIILRPGPRVVEGAFRMALLLHPDLLEKDASIISR; encoded by the coding sequence ATGCGCGCGCGACTCATTCCGCTGGCGGCGGCCGTACTCCTGCTGTCAACGGCCGGCTGCAACAAGAACAATCCCCCACGAGCGTCGCTTGAACTTACCGATGCACTGGGCCGCACGGTCGGGGTCGACGTTCCCGTTCAGCGGATCGTTACCATGGCCCCCAATTTAACCGAAATCACCTTCGCCGCGGGCGCCGGCGACAAACTCGTAGGAGTGACAACCGCTGACGACTACCCGCCCGAGGTCGATGCCATCCCGAGGTTTTCCGCAGTGGGCGTCGATTTCGAGACCGTCGTGGCCATGAAACCGGATATCGTCCTGGCGACCGATCAGGTGAACAGTCCCAAGGATGCCGACATGTTCGCATCACTCGACATTCCGATCTACTATGCCGGCTTCGGCGGGCTGGATGATATCTTTGACGCCATACGAACCGTCGGCGAGATGGCCGGCACGGGCCGGCGAGCGGCCGAACACGCAGGGACACTGCAGAACGCCCTCGTAGAGCTCAGCCAGCAGACAGCAGACCTCTCCGCGAGGCCGCGTGTCCTCTTTCTGATTTCAGGCGATCGTCTCTTCGGATTCGGAAAGGACTCGTACGTACATGAAATCATCCGGGCAGCGGGAGGCGAAAGCGTGTCGGCGCAAATGGATGTCAAAGCACCGGTCTTCAGCGAGGAATATGTAATCGAGCAGGCGCCCGACGTGATCATCGGTGCGTTTCCGACGCGCACGAGTGCCGCAGATCTACTGCAGGCGCACCCGGCATGGAGCACCGTGCCGGCGATCCGAAGTGGCCGCGTGTATTCGATTGATCCCGACATTATCCTCAGACCCGGGCCGCGAGTCGTGGAAGGCGCATTCCGGATGGCCCTGCTCTTGCATCCGGATCTGCTCGAAAAGGATGCCTCAATCATCAGTCGCTAG
- a CDS encoding diacylglycerol kinase family lipid kinase, translated as MQVALIVNSLAGRGVAGRSAEQVAQAFRDGGAAVETLFTRSRGDGESLAMAAAQTNQLVVAVGGDGTVNEVARGVLRSKSEAQLAVVPLGSGNDFAKVLGMPRRPRAAVQSILASNSYRVDLGRVVTVNHDDRREALFINAVGVGFDALVANEAQSSKKARGVAGYLYLALRTLLQWTYPDVEVECQGSRFWAGPTLLATAGNGTCSGGGFYLTPGASPTDGQLDVCVIGRPTPLGLLSLVPGLLRGTHLNHDAVSSKRTTSVDIRSTSGLFVHVDGEVVTNNALHIGIEVIPSALLVRAPGLQ; from the coding sequence ATGCAAGTTGCACTGATAGTGAATTCTCTGGCAGGGCGTGGTGTGGCCGGCCGCTCCGCCGAACAGGTGGCACAGGCCTTTCGCGACGGCGGTGCAGCCGTGGAGACGCTGTTCACTCGCTCCCGGGGTGACGGCGAAAGCCTCGCGATGGCCGCTGCACAGACCAATCAGCTTGTCGTAGCCGTCGGGGGCGACGGGACCGTCAATGAAGTTGCCCGAGGAGTGCTCAGATCGAAGTCGGAGGCCCAACTCGCGGTCGTTCCGCTCGGTAGCGGGAACGACTTTGCGAAGGTGCTTGGAATGCCGCGCCGGCCTCGCGCGGCCGTGCAATCCATTCTCGCGTCGAATTCGTACCGCGTTGATCTCGGGCGCGTCGTCACGGTGAACCACGACGACAGGAGGGAGGCTCTCTTTATCAATGCCGTCGGCGTGGGGTTCGACGCGCTGGTCGCAAATGAGGCGCAGTCCAGCAAGAAAGCACGAGGCGTTGCGGGTTATCTGTATCTGGCGTTGAGAACGCTGCTGCAGTGGACGTATCCGGACGTAGAGGTCGAATGCCAGGGCAGTCGTTTTTGGGCAGGCCCCACGTTGCTCGCCACGGCGGGCAACGGTACATGTTCGGGCGGCGGCTTTTACCTCACTCCCGGGGCGTCACCCACAGATGGTCAGCTGGATGTCTGTGTGATCGGCCGGCCGACCCCCTTAGGGCTCCTCAGTCTTGTTCCGGGCCTGCTTCGAGGCACCCACCTCAATCACGATGCGGTGTCCTCAAAGCGGACCACTTCGGTGGACATACGATCGACCTCAGGTCTTTTTGTTCATGTCGACGGCGAAGTCGTGACGAACAATGCCCTGCATATCGGCATTGAAGTTATTCCTTCGGCCCTTCTGGTCCGAGCCCCCGGTTTGCAATGA
- the deoC gene encoding deoxyribose-phosphate aldolase codes for MVSAGASRFGYRADRPEDAGFDACALAPPLARMIDHTALKPETTEDQIRDLCAEARKYCFASVCVNPCHVQLVAEQLRGSAVKVCTVIGFPFGANRTATKRLEARLAIEEGATEIDMVLNVGYLKSGRYDAVEEDIREVVEEAKARRALNANTTPVVKVILETALLTDDEKVIACVLAQNARANFVKTSTGFAKGGATAHDVSLMRRVVGDSMGVKASGGVRSKQDAESMIAHGASRIGASASVEIVKGEIGTQSY; via the coding sequence ATGGTGTCGGCTGGTGCGAGCCGCTTCGGATATCGGGCGGACCGTCCGGAAGACGCAGGGTTCGACGCCTGTGCCCTGGCGCCGCCGCTGGCCCGGATGATAGACCACACAGCGCTCAAGCCGGAGACGACGGAAGACCAGATTCGCGACCTGTGTGCGGAGGCTCGAAAGTACTGCTTTGCGTCTGTGTGCGTAAACCCGTGTCATGTTCAACTCGTGGCGGAGCAGCTGCGAGGTAGCGCTGTGAAGGTGTGCACGGTTATCGGATTCCCGTTTGGCGCGAATCGAACCGCAACAAAACGGCTCGAAGCACGGCTTGCAATTGAAGAAGGCGCCACCGAAATAGACATGGTGTTAAACGTCGGGTACCTGAAGAGCGGGCGTTACGACGCGGTCGAGGAGGACATACGGGAGGTAGTGGAGGAAGCAAAGGCGAGACGGGCGTTAAACGCGAACACGACACCGGTCGTGAAAGTCATTCTGGAGACCGCGCTATTGACCGACGACGAGAAAGTAATTGCGTGTGTTCTCGCTCAGAATGCAAGGGCAAACTTCGTCAAGACGTCCACCGGGTTTGCGAAGGGGGGCGCGACGGCACACGACGTTTCGCTCATGCGCCGGGTCGTCGGCGACTCGATGGGCGTCAAGGCGTCCGGAGGCGTTCGCTCGAAGCAGGACGCAGAAAGCATGATCGCGCACGGCGCGTCAAGAATCGGTGCGAGTGCATCGGTCGAGATCGTGAAGGGAGAGATCGGAACTCAATCGTACTAA
- a CDS encoding sxtJ, translating into MIQAIRSELALLNTERKELRKFGFLMGGVLSIVCGVILWKRGLPPTTLAIIMAIGASVFLLIGAALPRALRPVYILWMALAVVLGFIMTRVILTLVFFLVVTPIGLVMRMIGKDPLTKGADESADTYWIPRTYPTRDRSRLLKYY; encoded by the coding sequence ATGATTCAAGCGATTCGGTCCGAACTCGCATTGCTCAATACCGAGCGAAAGGAGTTGCGCAAGTTCGGCTTCTTGATGGGAGGCGTCCTTTCGATAGTGTGCGGCGTCATACTGTGGAAGCGTGGTCTGCCGCCCACAACCCTCGCCATTATCATGGCGATCGGGGCTTCCGTCTTCCTGCTGATCGGCGCGGCTCTTCCGCGTGCCCTTCGGCCCGTCTACATCCTGTGGATGGCGCTGGCTGTCGTTCTCGGCTTCATTATGACGCGCGTCATCCTGACGCTCGTGTTCTTCCTTGTCGTCACGCCCATCGGGTTGGTCATGCGGATGATCGGAAAAGACCCGCTGACAAAGGGCGCCGACGAATCCGCGGACACATACTGGATCCCGCGGACCTACCCGACCAGAGACCGGAGCCGACTTCTGAAGTACTACTGA
- a CDS encoding SPOR domain-containing protein, which yields MSVDRLFQHGLIRLATVVIALSVMGCSGSANISDRTPDRDLEYYIDHIDEYEDFDETSYVDLPPVATNEVEHDVPMELMTGSASDDSRTLETVQGFRIQIHSSLDKEGAVSAEERAKAWWQSIPAEGRPESMRQELLPVYLKYVQPYYRIRVGNFATREEAEIALELIAARFPRAFIAIDTVTVWR from the coding sequence ATGAGTGTGGACAGACTATTTCAACATGGACTGATTCGGCTGGCCACGGTGGTCATCGCGCTGTCCGTGATGGGCTGCTCGGGATCGGCTAACATCAGTGATCGGACTCCCGATCGCGATCTCGAATACTACATCGACCATATTGACGAGTACGAGGATTTCGATGAGACCTCGTACGTGGATCTCCCGCCCGTGGCGACGAATGAAGTCGAGCATGACGTTCCGATGGAACTCATGACCGGCTCCGCATCCGACGATTCGCGGACTCTTGAGACCGTCCAGGGCTTTCGAATCCAGATTCACTCTTCCCTGGACAAGGAGGGGGCGGTATCGGCAGAGGAGCGGGCGAAGGCCTGGTGGCAGTCCATTCCTGCCGAAGGGCGTCCGGAGAGCATGCGTCAGGAGCTGCTACCCGTCTACCTGAAGTACGTCCAACCGTACTATCGTATTCGAGTGGGAAATTTCGCGACGAGGGAGGAGGCGGAAATTGCGCTTGAATTGATTGCGGCGCGATTTCCGAGAGCGTTTATAGCGATCGACACCGTGACCGTCTGGCGATAA
- a CDS encoding DNA primase translates to MHIPENIIEDVRAASDIVDVDSDYVRLKKRGSNFVGLCPFHNEKTPSFNVNPRMQIYKCFGCSAGGDVFQFVKQVEKSEFPEAVRLLAARANIDIPEPDQDPSQTSEAESIHFALRFAARFFHDALLKSDEAAPARSYLEHRGMTEAAIRKFGVGFSPDSWEGLRRAANDASVSDDVLLKAGLVISRNEGEGYYDRFRGRIMFPILSHVGKVLGFGGRILHPESDQPKYINSPETKVYHKSRVLYGLYQARQEIRRHEEVFLVEGYTDVVSLHQVGVENVVASSGTALAQEQIALLERYCKKIVLLFDADSAGANAAVRGIDLILGSGMAVYVVTLPEGEDPDSYARSAGGDAFREYGREHRKDFVQFKYDYGRQVLDDSPESVARLQRGVLQSIAVIDDPLLQETYLKRASAVMGVPDIRLHEALAGIRAGSRRRRGARAQSMPAGDSVGPSHQATSLDESGAIAAVEPLPEEKTLLRLMLGHGAPLVEFILSHMALNEFTEGPSREIASALMQMFEAGRVDRDRVLDGSYGDEARELAAEVLVGTIEASKNWAKKQNIRVPLLDEDSHESASSAMTLLKLDRVDDAIVRMRARIYTRVEEGGDVRAAQEELMKLVNIRRSIESREFLSGHGAKA, encoded by the coding sequence GTGCACATACCGGAAAACATTATCGAGGACGTGCGAGCCGCATCCGACATTGTCGATGTGGACAGTGATTACGTTCGCCTTAAGAAGCGGGGTTCGAATTTCGTAGGTCTGTGTCCGTTTCACAACGAGAAGACGCCGTCTTTCAATGTGAATCCACGCATGCAGATCTACAAGTGCTTTGGCTGCTCGGCCGGCGGCGATGTTTTCCAGTTCGTGAAGCAGGTGGAGAAGTCGGAGTTTCCCGAGGCTGTCAGGCTTCTTGCCGCCCGAGCCAACATCGACATCCCCGAGCCCGACCAGGATCCGTCGCAGACATCGGAGGCCGAGTCGATACATTTCGCACTGCGGTTCGCAGCACGCTTCTTTCACGACGCGCTACTTAAGTCAGACGAGGCGGCACCGGCGCGTTCCTATCTGGAACACCGCGGCATGACCGAGGCGGCGATCCGAAAGTTTGGCGTGGGGTTCTCGCCGGACTCGTGGGAAGGCTTGCGTCGCGCCGCGAATGATGCCAGTGTGTCGGACGACGTGCTTCTGAAGGCGGGACTCGTGATTTCGCGAAACGAAGGAGAGGGATACTACGATCGGTTTCGCGGTCGCATCATGTTCCCGATTCTTTCTCACGTCGGTAAGGTGCTGGGCTTTGGTGGCCGGATTCTGCATCCGGAATCGGATCAGCCGAAGTATATCAACTCTCCCGAAACGAAGGTATACCACAAGAGTCGCGTGCTGTATGGACTCTATCAGGCGCGTCAGGAAATTCGACGACACGAGGAGGTATTTCTCGTTGAGGGTTACACAGACGTGGTTTCTCTTCACCAGGTTGGTGTTGAGAACGTCGTGGCATCGAGCGGGACGGCTCTCGCGCAGGAACAGATCGCTCTGCTGGAGCGGTACTGCAAGAAGATCGTGCTCTTGTTCGACGCCGATTCGGCCGGCGCCAATGCGGCCGTTCGCGGTATCGACTTGATTCTCGGAAGCGGGATGGCCGTCTATGTTGTTACGCTTCCGGAGGGAGAAGACCCCGACTCGTATGCACGGTCGGCCGGTGGAGACGCGTTCCGTGAATACGGCCGCGAGCACCGCAAGGACTTCGTGCAATTCAAGTACGACTACGGGCGCCAGGTACTGGACGACAGTCCCGAGTCAGTGGCTCGATTGCAGCGGGGTGTCCTGCAATCGATTGCGGTCATAGATGACCCGCTGCTGCAAGAGACCTATCTGAAACGGGCGAGCGCTGTCATGGGCGTTCCGGACATCAGGCTGCACGAGGCGCTTGCCGGCATTCGGGCTGGTTCCCGTCGCCGGAGGGGTGCGAGAGCGCAGTCCATGCCGGCAGGTGATTCTGTCGGTCCTTCGCATCAGGCGACGTCGCTCGATGAGAGCGGAGCGATTGCCGCTGTCGAGCCACTTCCCGAGGAGAAGACGCTATTACGACTGATGCTCGGTCATGGTGCGCCGCTCGTTGAGTTCATCCTCAGTCACATGGCGCTTAACGAATTCACTGAGGGTCCGAGCCGCGAAATTGCGTCGGCTCTGATGCAGATGTTCGAGGCCGGTCGAGTTGATCGGGACAGGGTGCTCGACGGCAGCTACGGCGACGAGGCTCGGGAGCTGGCGGCGGAGGTGCTGGTTGGAACGATCGAGGCGTCGAAGAACTGGGCAAAGAAGCAGAACATTCGCGTCCCGCTGCTGGACGAAGATTCTCACGAATCGGCGTCGAGCGCAATGACGCTTCTCAAACTGGACCGTGTCGACGATGCCATCGTTCGAATGCGCGCGCGTATCTATACGCGGGTAGAGGAGGGAGGCGACGTAAGGGCGGCGCAGGAAGAACTTATGAAGCTTGTCAACATCAGACGATCGATCGAGAGCCGTGAATTCCTTTCAGGTCATGGCGCCAAAGCCTGA
- a CDS encoding ROK family protein, translating to MEILGLDIGGSGIKGAPVNIETGELTADRHRVRTPQPATPKRIIKSVEKLVSHFEWDGPVGCAFPARIKHGVARTASNIDKSCVGYDIARGMTDRIGNPVFVVNDADAAGIAEMSFGAGREHHSLVLVLTVGTGIGSAMFMNRILIPNTEFGHIRVRGRNGERYAADSARKRDKLTWKKWAKRFQHYLDHIEFLVGPELIILGGGISNPSKASHYFDYLKSEGELKIAELSNRAGIVGAAMYAANRLKGGS from the coding sequence GTGGAAATACTCGGGCTGGATATCGGCGGATCGGGCATCAAAGGAGCCCCGGTCAACATCGAAACCGGAGAGTTGACGGCGGACCGACACCGTGTTCGCACGCCGCAACCGGCGACACCCAAGAGAATCATCAAATCGGTCGAGAAACTCGTGTCGCATTTCGAGTGGGACGGTCCCGTCGGATGCGCGTTTCCAGCCCGGATTAAGCATGGAGTCGCCCGAACTGCATCAAACATCGACAAGAGCTGTGTCGGCTACGACATTGCCCGTGGCATGACGGATCGGATCGGCAACCCGGTCTTCGTCGTAAACGACGCCGACGCTGCGGGAATCGCCGAGATGTCGTTCGGGGCGGGACGTGAGCATCATTCTCTGGTACTGGTCCTGACCGTGGGGACCGGTATCGGTTCGGCCATGTTCATGAACAGGATTCTCATTCCAAACACCGAGTTCGGGCATATTCGTGTTCGCGGGAGGAACGGAGAACGCTACGCAGCCGACAGCGCACGCAAGCGTGACAAGCTAACGTGGAAGAAATGGGCAAAACGCTTCCAGCACTATCTGGATCACATCGAATTCCTGGTCGGTCCGGAACTGATTATCCTGGGCGGCGGAATCAGTAATCCTTCCAAGGCCAGTCACTACTTCGATTACCTGAAATCGGAAGGTGAACTCAAGATCGCGGAGTTGAGTAACCGGGCAGGTATCGTAGGAGCGGCCATGTATGCCGCTAATCGCCTGAAGGGTGGTTCTTAA
- a CDS encoding iron ABC transporter permease has product MSRISAVALAIVVAILLSVLATLSIGPAVSLSDVAATLGSRIFGGSVQPPSETADNIIWLIRVPRALMAVAVGGGLAVVGVAMQALVRNPLAEPYILGLSSGASAGASLFFLGLLPPLLSRTATLSGAAFLGGLASVTVVYVIARDGSRISVARLLLAGVAMSALMGSVTSLITFASPDPDKLRTVLFWLLGSLGGSRWEMLTLPLLASIGGGVVLLGFARQMDALLVGEEPALSLGVSVEFLKVMLILIGAFVTGTLVAATGVIGFVGLIIPHVVRLLIGVSHHRVLPLSFGLGAVFLIWSDVVARSVLPAQDIPVGIVTAVCGVPFFLALLRTSRYRFG; this is encoded by the coding sequence ATGTCGCGCATCTCAGCGGTCGCACTTGCCATTGTGGTCGCCATCCTGCTTTCAGTGCTGGCGACGCTCTCAATCGGACCTGCCGTCTCGCTATCCGATGTAGCAGCGACCCTGGGATCCAGAATATTCGGCGGATCGGTTCAGCCTCCCTCCGAGACGGCTGACAACATCATCTGGCTCATCCGCGTACCTCGCGCATTGATGGCCGTGGCAGTAGGTGGCGGACTCGCCGTCGTAGGCGTGGCCATGCAGGCCCTGGTTCGCAACCCACTGGCAGAGCCCTACATCCTTGGCCTCTCGAGTGGTGCGTCGGCCGGAGCGTCACTCTTCTTTCTGGGATTGCTACCGCCACTTCTGAGCCGAACGGCAACGCTGTCAGGCGCCGCGTTCCTCGGCGGTCTGGCGTCGGTGACAGTGGTGTACGTGATCGCACGTGATGGATCGAGGATTTCCGTTGCGCGGCTGCTTCTGGCAGGAGTGGCGATGTCCGCTCTCATGGGATCCGTCACTTCGTTGATCACGTTCGCGTCGCCCGACCCGGACAAGCTGCGGACGGTCCTGTTCTGGCTACTCGGCTCCCTGGGAGGGTCGCGCTGGGAAATGCTCACACTGCCTCTGCTGGCTTCGATCGGCGGCGGTGTCGTACTGCTGGGATTCGCCAGACAAATGGACGCCCTGCTCGTGGGCGAGGAGCCGGCACTGAGCCTCGGCGTCAGCGTCGAGTTCCTCAAAGTGATGCTCATCCTGATCGGGGCGTTCGTGACCGGAACGCTAGTCGCCGCCACCGGCGTCATTGGGTTTGTGGGGCTCATCATCCCACATGTAGTGAGACTTCTCATCGGCGTGTCGCACCACAGAGTTCTCCCGCTGAGTTTCGGGCTCGGAGCCGTCTTTCTGATCTGGTCGGACGTCGTGGCCCGATCTGTCCTTCCGGCGCAGGATATCCCCGTCGGTATCGTCACAGCGGTCTGTGGCGTCCCTTTCTTCCTGGCCCTGCTCAGGACGAGTCGGTATCGATTCGGGTGA
- a CDS encoding C26 family cysteine hydrolase domain-containing family (Members of this family of hydrolases with an active site Cys residue belong to MEROPS family C26.), with the protein MTGDRPHIGITTSLNEGEQRLDRRYVTAVERAGGLPVILPMTNSTALLRRIAEGLDGLVVPGGPAITIGLVGSLPDDLPDVLMVRTRSDTTILEAVLAAHRPVLGICYGMQLINAISGGTIYADVQNQVEGTQAHSEKRGATDHPVGVEPGSVLARTIRPGMSVNTYHIQAIASVGEGLTATAFAPDGVIEAVESSDGQIVGVQFHPEKMGDNGMALFSHLVERALDTKKLRA; encoded by the coding sequence GTGACTGGAGACCGCCCACACATCGGCATTACGACTTCTCTGAACGAAGGCGAACAACGTCTTGACAGGCGGTATGTGACCGCCGTTGAGCGCGCCGGCGGCCTGCCGGTCATTCTTCCGATGACGAATTCCACCGCTCTCTTGCGCCGCATCGCCGAGGGCCTCGACGGCCTCGTAGTTCCGGGCGGTCCCGCAATCACCATTGGCCTGGTCGGTAGCCTGCCGGACGACCTTCCGGACGTGCTTATGGTCCGAACGCGCTCCGACACGACGATTCTGGAAGCCGTTCTCGCCGCGCATCGACCAGTCCTCGGCATTTGCTACGGCATGCAACTGATCAATGCCATATCCGGAGGGACCATCTACGCAGATGTTCAGAACCAGGTGGAAGGGACACAGGCGCATTCCGAAAAACGTGGAGCAACGGATCACCCTGTAGGCGTCGAACCGGGAAGCGTACTCGCCCGAACAATCCGGCCCGGGATGTCGGTAAACACGTATCACATCCAGGCCATCGCCTCCGTCGGCGAAGGACTGACGGCCACCGCATTCGCGCCCGATGGCGTGATTGAGGCGGTCGAAAGCAGTGACGGACAGATCGTCGGTGTCCAGTTCCACCCCGAGAAGATGGGTGACAACGGAATGGCGCTTTTTAGCCACCTTGTGGAGCGAGCTCTGGACACTAAAAAACTTCGGGCATAA
- a CDS encoding polyprenyl synthetase family protein, giving the protein MSDQLLAPADTISNGHPATATLPTSLSGIRAPVENDLREFKKYFRAAMRSDVRLLDRIVQYVLRQKGKQLRPTLVLLAARMCGEVSERTYRGAALVELLHSATLIHDDVVDEAEKRRSMFSINALWKNKISVLFGDFLLSRGLLLALDSNDYDLLHTMSEAVRRMSEGELLQIEKSRRLDIDEETYFRIISDKTASLMSACTVSGAVSVDAPPQTIDQMRQLGEKLGLAFQIRDDLFDFGDRRSGKPVGIDLKEKKMTLPLIHALAKADRSERRRVMAIVRRDTKSPDDLAVVTEFVGRLGGIDYARVQMRRLADEARQIVDAHPPSDAQRSMAGLIEYTINRSR; this is encoded by the coding sequence ATGTCTGACCAGCTTCTCGCTCCGGCGGATACCATTTCAAACGGGCATCCAGCCACCGCCACCCTCCCGACATCGCTGTCTGGCATCAGGGCCCCGGTGGAGAACGACCTCCGCGAGTTCAAGAAGTACTTCCGAGCAGCCATGCGCAGCGATGTGCGCCTTCTGGATCGTATCGTCCAGTATGTACTCCGACAGAAAGGCAAGCAACTGCGTCCGACCCTGGTCCTGCTCGCGGCCAGAATGTGTGGAGAGGTCAGCGAACGCACGTATCGGGGCGCCGCCCTCGTGGAACTCCTTCATTCGGCGACGCTCATTCACGACGACGTGGTCGATGAAGCAGAGAAACGCAGGAGCATGTTCTCGATCAATGCTCTCTGGAAGAACAAGATCTCGGTCCTGTTCGGTGACTTCCTGCTAAGTCGCGGCCTGCTCCTCGCTCTCGATTCAAACGACTACGACCTGCTCCACACCATGTCGGAAGCCGTAAGGCGAATGTCGGAGGGTGAGCTGCTGCAGATTGAGAAATCGCGCAGGCTCGACATCGACGAGGAAACCTACTTCCGTATCATTTCGGACAAGACGGCATCGCTGATGTCCGCCTGCACGGTCAGCGGCGCCGTCAGTGTCGATGCGCCGCCACAGACCATCGACCAGATGCGTCAGCTGGGCGAGAAGCTGGGACTGGCCTTTCAGATTCGAGATGATCTCTTCGATTTTGGTGATAGACGCTCGGGCAAACCGGTCGGCATCGACCTGAAGGAGAAGAAGATGACGCTGCCGTTGATCCACGCTCTCGCGAAAGCGGATCGGTCCGAGCGGCGGCGTGTTATGGCCATTGTGCGGCGCGATACCAAGTCGCCTGACGACCTGGCCGTCGTCACAGAGTTCGTCGGGCGCCTCGGCGGAATCGACTACGCGAGAGTTCAGATGCGACGACTGGCCGACGAGGCCCGCCAGATTGTCGACGCCCATCCGCCCAGCGATGCACAGCGGTCCATGGCCGGCCTGATCGAGTACACGATAAACCGGAGCCGGTAG